From Cyclobacteriaceae bacterium, a single genomic window includes:
- a CDS encoding HD domain-containing protein produces MNKNKIINDPVYGFISVKSEKIFDLIEHPYIQRMRHIRQLGLAELVYPGAIHTRFHHALGAMHLMSEALEVLRSKGIDLSDEEVEAAQIAILLHDTGHGPFSHSLEKTLLGNIQHESISFLFMKELNRQFNGELSLAMKIFQNTYHKKFLHQLVSSQLDIDRLDYLNRDSFFTGVKEGAVGTDRIIAMLNVVKGQLVVEEKGIYNIENFLNARRLMYWQVYLHKTCVSAERLLVNIVKRAQYLATSGETLAASEAFSLFLHHHYSLEDFSEKKNLLSSFGRLDDYDVWGAIKQWQSHPDEVLSMLCKMLLERRLFQIKLSTEPINKSDLEKVKDAIAKEWQLMKSDATYLFSHGTVSNEAYLSERNSIQILMKSGELLDVAQASDLPNIKAMSKIVKKNYLCWPKSLSL; encoded by the coding sequence TTGAATAAGAACAAAATAATAAACGATCCGGTTTACGGCTTTATATCGGTAAAGAGCGAAAAGATTTTTGACCTTATCGAACACCCTTATATCCAGCGGATGAGGCATATCCGCCAGTTGGGACTTGCCGAACTTGTTTACCCGGGCGCGATTCACACCCGATTTCATCATGCACTGGGAGCCATGCATCTTATGTCCGAAGCTCTGGAAGTGCTTCGTTCAAAAGGCATTGACCTTTCAGATGAGGAAGTTGAGGCAGCCCAGATTGCGATCCTTCTTCACGATACAGGTCATGGACCTTTCTCCCATTCACTTGAAAAAACGTTGCTGGGAAACATTCAACATGAGAGCATTTCTTTTCTGTTTATGAAAGAACTGAATCGTCAGTTCAATGGGGAGCTGAGTCTTGCGATGAAGATATTTCAAAACACGTATCATAAAAAATTCCTTCATCAATTAGTAAGCTCTCAACTGGATATCGATCGTCTTGATTATCTGAATCGCGACAGCTTTTTCACCGGAGTGAAAGAAGGTGCCGTTGGAACGGATCGGATCATTGCCATGCTGAATGTTGTAAAGGGTCAGTTGGTGGTTGAGGAAAAAGGAATCTATAACATAGAGAATTTTCTGAATGCGCGAAGATTGATGTACTGGCAGGTGTACCTCCATAAGACCTGCGTCAGCGCCGAACGTCTGCTTGTTAATATTGTTAAGCGTGCTCAATATCTTGCTACATCAGGAGAAACTCTTGCTGCCTCTGAAGCATTCTCTCTTTTCCTGCATCATCATTATTCTTTGGAAGATTTTTCCGAAAAGAAAAATCTACTTAGCTCTTTTGGACGATTGGATGATTACGATGTATGGGGAGCGATCAAGCAATGGCAGTCGCATCCGGATGAAGTTCTATCAATGCTTTGTAAAATGTTACTGGAAAGAAGACTATTTCAGATAAAACTTTCAACGGAGCCCATCAACAAATCAGACCTTGAAAAGGTAAAGGATGCCATCGCAAAAGAGTGGCAACTGATGAAGAGTGATGCCACCTATTTGTTTTCTCATGGCACAGTTTCCAATGAAGCCTATCTGTCTGAGCGAAACTCAATTCAGATACTCATGAAATCAGGAGAATTGTTGGATGTTGCGCAGGCTTCCGACCTTCCCAACATCAAAGCGATGAGCAAAATCGTGAAAAAAAACTACCTATGCTGGCCCAAAAGCCTATCTTTGTAA
- the lpxD gene encoding UDP-3-O-(3-hydroxymyristoyl)glucosamine N-acyltransferase, whose product MEFTLNQIAGMLGGEVRGDGNKKINMLAKIQDAKEGQIAFLANPKYEQYIYTTNATAVIVARDFQPKKEVQSSLVLVDDPYSSFTVLLEEYHKLISFQKSGIEQPSFIGEKTTTGKNIYRGAFSYIGSNVKIGDNAKIYPHAFVGDDVVLGDNVILHPNVKLYAGTRIGNNCVIHSGTVIGSDGFGFAPQGDGTYKTIPQLGNVIIEDNVTIGANTVIDCATLFGDSTIIRQGVKLDNLIQIAHNVEIGKNTVIAAQAGISGSSKVGENCMIAGQVGIAGHLFIANNTSLGAQAGISKSVMKEGERQLGYPAYDIKEYFRAYAVFKKLPEMSHRLRDLEKKVESLAPQTAEILNNGQNGGQ is encoded by the coding sequence ATGGAATTTACCCTAAATCAAATTGCCGGAATGCTGGGCGGTGAAGTTCGCGGTGACGGGAACAAGAAAATCAACATGCTTGCCAAGATCCAGGATGCTAAGGAAGGCCAGATCGCTTTTCTTGCTAATCCGAAATACGAGCAATACATCTATACTACTAACGCTACTGCAGTCATCGTTGCAAGAGACTTCCAGCCAAAGAAAGAAGTACAATCATCCCTTGTACTGGTAGATGATCCTTACTCAAGCTTCACGGTTCTGCTGGAAGAATATCACAAGCTTATCAGCTTTCAAAAATCAGGAATTGAACAACCTAGCTTCATTGGTGAAAAGACAACCACCGGAAAGAACATTTATCGCGGAGCATTCTCTTATATAGGGTCCAACGTAAAGATCGGAGACAATGCCAAGATTTATCCACACGCTTTTGTTGGAGATGATGTTGTTTTAGGAGACAATGTTATCCTTCATCCCAATGTAAAGCTCTATGCAGGTACCCGAATAGGAAACAACTGTGTCATTCATTCCGGTACCGTTATTGGTTCCGATGGATTCGGATTTGCTCCTCAAGGGGATGGTACATATAAGACTATCCCACAGCTTGGTAATGTCATTATTGAAGACAACGTAACGATCGGCGCTAACACCGTTATTGATTGCGCAACCCTTTTTGGAGACTCAACCATCATCCGTCAGGGTGTAAAGCTTGACAACCTTATTCAGATTGCACACAATGTTGAGATTGGAAAGAATACAGTGATCGCTGCTCAGGCAGGAATTTCAGGATCTTCCAAAGTGGGAGAAAATTGTATGATTGCCGGGCAGGTGGGCATCGCAGGACACTTGTTTATTGCTAACAATACCAGTTTAGGAGCACAGGCAGGTATTTCCAAATCTGTCATGAAAGAAGGAGAACGGCAGTTGGGATACCCTGCTTACGATATTAAGGAGTATTTCCGGGCCTATGCGGTCTTTAAAAAGCTTCCGGAAATGAGCCACAGGCTGCGCGACCTTGAAAAAAAGGTTGAAAGTCTGGCGCCCCAGACTGCTGAGATCCTGAATAATGGCCAAAACGGGGGCCAATAA
- a CDS encoding bifunctional UDP-3-O-[3-hydroxymyristoyl] N-acetylglucosamine deacetylase/3-hydroxyacyl-ACP dehydratase, with product MLNHKQQTIKKSVTISGVGLHTGVQTTLTFMPAKPNHGIKFQRVDLPGSPIIDADCDRVVDVSRGTTLEQSGARVSTVEHTLAALVGLEIDNVLIQIDGPEAPIMDGSSIQFVQVLKEAEREEQNALRDFFEVQDSIFYRESARHVEIAALPLDDYRVTVMIDYNSPVLGSQHASITNIQQFEKEIASCRTFCFLHELEMLYKNNLIKGGDLNNAIVIVDRVVEPHELQNIARMLGKPAVEVKREGILNNVELRYNNEPARHKLLDIVGDLALAGRPLKAQILAARPGHAANVAFAKKLKKAMAESDKKGVPRYNPSLPPVMDINKITQTLPHRYPFLLIDKIIYLDKETVAGVKNVTMNEHFFAGHFPGNPVMPGVLQVEAMAQIGGILVLNTVPDPENYWTYFLGIDEFRFRKMVLPGDTLVIQCDLLAPIKRGIAKMYGRGYVGNTLVCEGTMTASIVRKDS from the coding sequence ATGCTTAATCACAAGCAACAGACCATAAAGAAGTCGGTGACGATCTCAGGCGTTGGACTCCACACAGGAGTTCAGACCACTCTCACCTTCATGCCAGCAAAACCTAACCATGGGATCAAATTCCAGCGGGTTGATTTGCCTGGCTCTCCCATTATTGATGCCGACTGCGACCGGGTCGTAGACGTATCACGGGGAACCACACTTGAACAAAGCGGCGCGCGTGTCAGCACCGTTGAGCATACCCTGGCGGCCCTGGTTGGTCTCGAGATCGACAACGTTCTGATCCAGATTGACGGACCGGAAGCACCCATTATGGATGGGAGCTCTATCCAGTTTGTGCAGGTATTAAAAGAAGCTGAACGTGAAGAGCAAAATGCTTTGCGTGATTTCTTTGAAGTTCAGGATAGTATCTTCTATCGTGAAAGTGCACGTCATGTCGAGATTGCTGCCCTTCCACTGGATGACTATCGTGTGACGGTAATGATCGACTACAACTCTCCGGTTTTAGGAAGTCAGCATGCATCGATCACCAACATTCAGCAGTTTGAAAAAGAAATTGCTTCATGCAGGACATTCTGTTTCCTTCACGAACTTGAGATGCTGTATAAAAACAACCTCATCAAAGGTGGAGATCTTAACAACGCGATTGTAATTGTTGACCGTGTGGTAGAACCGCATGAGTTGCAAAACATTGCACGCATGTTGGGCAAGCCTGCCGTAGAAGTAAAAAGAGAAGGAATTCTTAATAACGTTGAGCTTCGTTATAACAATGAGCCAGCGCGTCACAAGCTATTGGATATCGTAGGCGATCTTGCTTTGGCGGGTCGTCCGTTGAAAGCTCAGATCCTTGCGGCACGTCCGGGTCATGCGGCCAATGTAGCATTCGCCAAGAAGCTTAAGAAGGCAATGGCGGAATCTGATAAAAAAGGAGTTCCGCGTTACAACCCATCCCTGCCTCCGGTGATGGATATTAATAAGATCACGCAAACACTTCCTCATCGTTATCCATTCCTGCTGATTGACAAGATCATCTATCTGGATAAGGAGACGGTAGCAGGAGTCAAGAACGTAACGATGAACGAGCATTTCTTTGCCGGACATTTTCCGGGAAATCCGGTAATGCCTGGAGTTTTGCAAGTTGAGGCGATGGCTCAGATCGGAGGAATTCTTGTTTTGAACACCGTACCTGATCCTGAAAACTACTGGACTTATTTTCTGGGAATCGATGAATTCCGTTTCCGTAAAATGGTTTTACCTGGAGACACGCTTGTAATACAGTGTGATCTGCTGGCTCCTATAAAAAGAGGTATTGCAAAAATGTATGGAAGAGGCTATGTAGGTAACACGCTTGTGTGTGAAGGAACTATGACAGCCAGTATCGTTAGAAAAGATTCATGA
- the lpxA gene encoding acyl-ACP--UDP-N-acetylglucosamine O-acyltransferase, translating into MSYHPLANVHPEAVIGNNVIIEPFATIQKDVVIGDNSWIGPNAIIWEGSRIGKNVKIFPGASVSSLPQDLKFAGEKTETFIGDNTVIRESVTISRGTADKHKTVIGKNCLLMAYVHIAHDCIIGNNCIFANAVQVAGHVTIEDWAIIGGASALHQFVKIGAHVMLSGGSLVRKDVPPYTKAAREPLTYAGVNSIGLRRRGFSSEKISEIQEIYRFIFLKGLNNSKALDSVEKEMAPSEERDYIINFIRSSERGVMKGFSASTASFE; encoded by the coding sequence ATGAGTTACCACCCATTAGCCAACGTACATCCTGAAGCCGTAATCGGCAATAATGTTATTATCGAGCCCTTTGCTACTATCCAGAAAGATGTAGTGATAGGAGATAATAGCTGGATAGGACCCAATGCAATTATTTGGGAAGGTTCACGCATTGGCAAGAACGTTAAGATATTTCCAGGAGCATCTGTCTCATCTCTTCCACAGGATCTGAAATTTGCTGGAGAGAAAACAGAAACTTTTATTGGAGACAACACTGTCATTCGCGAAAGCGTAACGATCAGTCGTGGTACTGCAGACAAGCATAAGACGGTGATCGGAAAGAATTGCCTTCTGATGGCATACGTTCACATCGCTCATGATTGCATCATTGGCAACAATTGCATCTTTGCAAATGCCGTACAGGTAGCAGGACATGTAACGATTGAAGATTGGGCGATCATAGGAGGAGCAAGTGCTTTACATCAGTTTGTCAAGATCGGAGCTCACGTTATGTTATCGGGCGGATCACTGGTAAGAAAAGATGTTCCACCCTATACCAAGGCTGCACGTGAGCCATTGACATATGCGGGTGTTAACAGCATTGGTTTAAGAAGACGCGGTTTCTCATCTGAGAAGATCAGCGAGATCCAGGAGATCTACAGGTTTATCTTTTTGAAGGGCCTTAATAATTCAAAAGCTCTTGATTCTGTTGAAAAGGAAATGGCACCGAGTGAAGAGCGTGATTATATCATCAATTTCATCCGCAGTTCAGAGCGTGGTGTTATGAAAGGTTTTTCAGCCAGCACCGCATCCTTTGAATGA
- a CDS encoding ABC transporter ATP-binding protein, which translates to MIITAANLGKQFNREWIFKDLSYSFKPGIHAVTGPNGSGKSTLLQVLWGQLPASEGTLTFTEDEKDFPAEDIYQQIVIATPYMDLVEEFTLEEILKFHFSFKKSINGKSIHEIMDLLELSHAKNKTIGQFSSGMKQRLKLGLAFFSDVKIVFLDEPTTNLDKKSIAWYWQNFEHLGPEKVVFVGSNLENEYPQNAVKINLPDYK; encoded by the coding sequence ATGATCATCACCGCGGCAAACCTTGGCAAGCAATTCAATCGTGAATGGATTTTCAAGGACTTAAGCTATTCTTTTAAGCCGGGTATACATGCAGTCACCGGACCAAACGGTTCTGGTAAGTCAACTCTTCTTCAGGTTTTGTGGGGGCAGCTTCCCGCCTCAGAGGGTACTCTGACTTTTACAGAGGATGAAAAGGATTTTCCTGCAGAAGATATCTATCAGCAAATCGTAATTGCCACACCCTATATGGATCTCGTAGAGGAATTTACTCTGGAGGAGATTTTAAAGTTTCATTTTTCTTTTAAGAAAAGCATCAATGGGAAGAGCATCCATGAGATCATGGACCTTCTGGAATTATCTCACGCAAAGAATAAAACCATTGGCCAGTTTTCCTCAGGAATGAAGCAGCGTCTCAAGCTTGGACTTGCCTTTTTTTCAGATGTCAAAATCGTATTTCTTGATGAACCGACGACCAATCTGGACAAAAAATCAATCGCCTGGTATTGGCAGAATTTTGAGCATTTAGGGCCTGAAAAGGTCGTTTTTGTGGGTTCTAACCTCGAAAATGAGTACCCCCAAAATGCGGTAAAAATTAACCTTCCAGATTATAAATAA